DNA from Kitasatospora acidiphila:
TGGCTGCCGATCCCGCTGACCGCCATCCACAGGCTCGCCACCACCATCTGACTTATGGTCAGAGCAACTGCCCCGCCCGTTCCGTAGCCGTCCCAGGAGGATCCAGCCGTGGCCCCGCTCGACCGCCCCACCCCGAACGTGCCCGCCACCTTCCTTCCGGGCCGCCCGGGCAGCGGCGGCGGCCGAGCCCCGGCGGCGCACCAGGCCGGTCAGCCGGGTCAGCCGAGCCGTCGGAGCCGGGGCGGCCGGCGGCCGGCGCCGGTACCGGTCGTCCCCAAAGCACCGGCAGTCCCGGCCGTCGAGGCCCGGGCGGTGGACGGTCCGGTGCTGCGGCTCGCCGAGGCGCCGCTGCCGCCCGCCGAGATCGAGCGGCTGGTGAGCGGCGCGCACCACGACCCGCACGCACTGCTCGGTGCCCATCCGACCACCGGGGGACGGCCATCCGGGTGCTTCGCCCGCTGGCCGAGCGGGTCACCGTGGAGACCGCCTACGGCCCGGCCGAGCTGACCCACCAGCAGGGCGGCCTCTTCACCGGGCTGCTGCCGGGCTCGGCGATCCCCGCCTACCGGCTGCTGGTGAGCTATCCGGGTGGCGAACCGCTGCCCCAGGAGGACGGCTACCGGATGCCGCCCACCCTGGGCGAGCTGGACCTGCACCTGATCCGGGAGGGCCGGCACGAGAAGCTCTGGCAGGCCCTGGGCGCGCACCGGCGCACCGTGGCCGGGGTGGCCGGGATCGGCTTCGCGGTCTGGGCGCCGAACGCCGTCGGGGTCCGGCTGGTGGGCGACTTCAACCACTGGGACGGCACCGGGTTCCCGATGCGCTCGCTGGGCGCCAGCGGGGTCTGGGAGCTGTTCGTGCCGCACCTGCCGGTCGGCACCCGGTACAAGTTCGAGATCCGCGGCCGGGACGGGCAGCTGCGGCAGAAGGCCGACCCGCTGGCCCGGCAGGCCCAGATGCCGCCGGAGACCGCCTCGGTGGTCGCCGACTCCGACTACATCTGGGGCGACGCCGAGTGGCTGGCCAGGCGCGCCCAGGCCCACCACCACCGCGAGCCGATGTCCGTCTACGAGGTGCACCTGCCGTCCTGGCGCCCCGGCCTGGACTACCGCCAGTTGGCGATTGAACTCCCGGCGTACCTAAGGGAGTTGAATTTCACGCACGTGGAGTTCATGCCGTTGCTGGAGCACCCGTTCGGCGGGTCGTGGGGCTACCAGGTGTCGGGGTTCTACGCGCCGACGTCGCGGCTGGGCTCGCCCGACGACTTCCGCCACCTGGTGGACGCGCTGCACCAGGCCGGGATCGGCGTGATCATGGACTGGGTGCCGGCCCACTTCCCCAAGGACGACTTCGCACTGGCCAGGTTCGACGGCGAGCCGCTCTACGAGCCGGCCGACCCGCGCCGCGCCGAGCACCCCGACTGGGGCACCCTGACCTTCGACTACGGCCGCACCGAGGTGCGCAACTTCCTGGTCGCCAACGCGGTCTACTGGTGCGAGGAGTTCCACATCGACGGCCTGCGGGTCGACGCCGTCGCCTCCATGCTCTACCTCGACTACTCGCGGGCCGACGGCGAGTGGGTGCCCAACCAGTTCGGCGGGCGGGAGAACCTGGACGCGGTGCGGTTCCTCCAGGAGATGAACGCCACCGTCTACCGCCGCTGCCCCGGCGTCGTCACCGTCGCCGAGGAGTCCACCGCCTGGGACGGCGTCACCCGCCCCACCGACAGCGGCGGCCTGGGCTTCGGCCTGAAGTGGAACATGGGGTGGATGCACGACTCGCTGGTCTACATGTCCAAGGAGCCGGTGCACCGCAAGTACCACCACAACGAGATCACCTTCTCCATGGTCTACGCCTACTCGGAGAACTACGTGCTGCCGATCTCGCACGACGAGGTGGTGCACGGCAAGCGGGCGCTGGTGAGCAAGATGCCCGGCGACTGGTGGCAGCAGCGCGCCAACCACCGGGCGTACCTGGGCTTCATGTGGGCCCACCCGGGCAAGCAACTGCTGTTCATGGGCCAGGAGTTCGCGCAGGGCGCGGAGTTCCACCACGAGCAGGGCCCGCAGTGGTGGGTGCTGGACGAGGGCTGGCCGGCCGCCGAGGACCACCTCGGGGTGCGCCGGCTGGTCGCCGCGCTGAACCGGAGCTACCTGGACGTCCCCGCGCTCTGGGAGCAGGACACCCGGCCCGCCGGCTTCCGCTGGCTGGACGCCGGCGCGGCCGAGGACAACCTGCTCGCCTTCGTCCGGTACGCCGCCGACGGCACGCCGCTGGTGGTCGTCTGCAACTTCTCCCCCGTGGTCCGGCACGGCCACCGGATCGGGCTGCCCAAGCTGGCCGGCACCGACCAGCTCTGGCGCGAACTGCTCAACACCGACGATCCGCGGTTCGGCGGCAGCGGGGTGGCCAACGCCGCGCCGATCAAGGCCGAGAGCATCGCCTGGAACGACCAGCCGCAGAGCGCAGAGCTGATCATTCCGCCGCTCGCCACCCTCTGGTTGCTCCCAGCCTGATTCCCAGCGCTCTCCCAGTTACGCAACCGAACACGCGTACTGGCAGTCTTTGCTCTCGTGGAACTGACCGGCACGCCCTTCTTCATCCTGACCATCGTCCTCTTCGTGGCCTCGATAGCCCTGGCCCTGGCGTACTGGGGACGCGGCCGGGGCGGCTATGCGGAGGTCCCCGGCGGCCGCCGACGCGGTCGGGGCCGCCGCACGGGCGCAGCGACCCCGCTGGGTTACCTGGGCTCGTTCGCAACCGTCCTTCTCTGCCAGTTCACTGCCATTGCGGTGGTGTTCACCTGGGTGAACGACGACAACCAGCTGTACGCCAACTGGGACGACCTGCTCGGCACCACCAGCCATGTCCGCTCGGTGCCGGTGCCGCCCAAGGACAACGGCCTGGCGGGCGACCAGAAGTCCGGCACCCCCAAGGTGGTCGCCTCCTTCCACGCGCCCAGCTCCGACGCGGTGCCGCGGGACGTCAAGGAGACCGACCTGAAGGGCAAGCTCTCCGGGGTGGACGGCGAGGTGCTGGTCTGGACGCCGCCGCAGTACGACGACCCGGCGTACAAGGACAAGAACTTCCCGGTGGTCGAGCTGCTGGCCGGCTACCCCGGCAGCACCAGCACCTGGTACGGCGACACCGGCATGAACGTCACCAAGCAGCTCGAGCCGCTGATGAAGTCCGGCCAGATCACCCCGTTCATCCTGGTCACCCCGCGGGTCAACCTGCTGCAGAACGCCGACACCGGCTGCGCGGACGTCCCCGGCAAGGTCAACGCCGAGACCTGGCTGTCCCGCGACGTGCCGCAGATGGTCCTGGACAACTTCCGCACCACCGCCTCGCCCGACCAGTGGGCGGTGGCCGGCTACTCGGCCGGCGCGCACTGCGCGGCCCTGCTCGCCCTGGGCCACCCGGACCGGTACCGGGCCGCGATCGCCATGTCCGGCTACAACGACCCGAGTGGGGAGAGCGACTCGCTGACCGCCAAGGACCCCAAGCTGAGCCAGACCTCCAACCCGCTCTACCTGCTCACCCACGCCGCCACCCCGCCGAACGTCTCGCTCTGGATGAGCGGCCGCAAGACCGACGGCCTGCCGGACGCCACTGCGCTGCAGCAGGCCGCCAAGCCGCCGACGTCGGTCACCCAGGTCGAGACCACCGGGGCGCACCTGATGTCCACCTGGCGGCCGCTGGTGGTGCCGTCCTTCAAGTGGCTGAGCGGCATCATCCCGGCACCCAAGTGATCTTCGTCCCTAGCCCCGACCGGCCACTGCACATGCGAACGCCTGACCAGGCTGCGAAGGTATGGTCGAAGCGACCCGGCCCGCTGGGGCCTGAGGAATCGGACGGAACGGGGTAGCACGGGTGGCACGCAGTGTGTACGTGACCGGGATCGACCGGGGGGACGGCCGGCAGGCGGTCGAGCTCGGGGTCATGGAACTGCTGAGCCGCCAGGTGGACCGGGTCGGGGTGTTCCGCCCGCTGGTGCACACCGACGCGCCGGGGCGGGCCGACCACATGCTGCAACTGCTGCGCTCCCGCTACCGGGTGGACCTGCCGGCCGCCGAGCTCTACGGGCTCGGCTACGAGGAGGCGGCCGCGCTGGCCGCCGCCCAGGGCCAGGACGAGCTGGTCTCGGTGCTGGTCGAGCGGTTCCGCGCCCTGGAGCGCAAGTGCGAGGCGGTGCTGGTGCTCGGCACCGACTTCGCCGACACCAACATCCCCGACGAGCTGGCCTTCAACGCCCGCCTCGCCAACGAGTTCGGCGCCCTGGTGCTGCCGGTGGTCGGCGGCCAGCACAAGGACCAGCAGACCGTCACCGCCGAGGTGCTCAACGCCCACCGCGCCTACGCCGACCTGGGCTGCTCGATACTGGCGACGATCGCCAACCGGGTGCTGCCGAGCGCCGAGTCGCAGGTGCTGCTCGGGCTCGCCGGCAAGCTGCCGGAGCCGGTCTACGTGATCCCCGAGGAGCCGGCGCTGGCCGCCCCGACGGTGGCCCAGCTGATCGAGGCGACCGGGGCGGAGGTGCTGCTGGGCGACGCCGCGGGGCTGGCCCGGGACGTCCGCGGCTTCGTCTTCGGCGGGGCGATGCTGCCGGCCTTCCTCGGCGCGCTGACCGAGGGCGCCCTGGTGGTCACCCCCGGGGACCGGGCCGACCTGCTGATCGGCTCGCTGGCCGCGCATGCGGCCGGTGCCCCGCCGCTGGCCGGCGTGCTGCTGACGCTGGACCAGCACCCGGGCCCCGACGTGATGGCGCTGGCCGCCCGGCTGGCCCCCGGCACCCCGGTGGCCGTGGTGCACGAGGGCAGCTGGCCGACCGCCGCGGCTCTCACCCACATCGAGGGCCGGCTCGGCGCCGCCAGCCCGCGGAAGGCCGAGATCGCCCTGGGCCTGTTCG
Protein-coding regions in this window:
- a CDS encoding alpha/beta hydrolase — translated: MELTGTPFFILTIVLFVASIALALAYWGRGRGGYAEVPGGRRRGRGRRTGAATPLGYLGSFATVLLCQFTAIAVVFTWVNDDNQLYANWDDLLGTTSHVRSVPVPPKDNGLAGDQKSGTPKVVASFHAPSSDAVPRDVKETDLKGKLSGVDGEVLVWTPPQYDDPAYKDKNFPVVELLAGYPGSTSTWYGDTGMNVTKQLEPLMKSGQITPFILVTPRVNLLQNADTGCADVPGKVNAETWLSRDVPQMVLDNFRTTASPDQWAVAGYSAGAHCAALLALGHPDRYRAAIAMSGYNDPSGESDSLTAKDPKLSQTSNPLYLLTHAATPPNVSLWMSGRKTDGLPDATALQQAAKPPTSVTQVETTGAHLMSTWRPLVVPSFKWLSGIIPAPK